Within the Danaus plexippus chromosome 25, MEX_DaPlex, whole genome shotgun sequence genome, the region ATCCATGCTGGAGGGTGGAGGTATTGTAACAGGAACCAGGTTGCCAATAGACACATGCTTAGACCAGATATCGCTGAACTAACGAAGAGTAGGGGCTGAAAGATGATATGATAGAATACAAAGTCGATATAAATACtcgaattgaaaattataaatctttatataatacatatatgtaaagtgTGTTTGTTTAATTCAATTGAAGAAAGGAGATACTTTcttatctaaatatatgttaacatttttGCTATAAGTGACTTACTCGGCGGCCACATCTCTCGACAATACCAGAAGCTAAGGTAGCCCCACACAACTGGACCGTGCCGAGCACCATGGCCTGTTGGTTGGCACTGAGTTTCAGACCAGTTTCCTCCGAGGCTAAATGGAAGATGTCCCCAGCAAAATTCAAAACTGGAACAGCTCCACAAAGCTCTCTGGACAACGCAGCTACTAAAGATATTTGAAATGCTCTTCGGAGGATCTTGTCCgaaactgtaataaaaaaccttTCTGCTTAAATATGTGAATGTTTAATATGTGGGATTCGTTTTAGGGCCCTATATTATTTTGCCTTGGGTATTTTggacttatttttaatcaattcaGTTTACTggatatataatagaataaaaaattgtgttacCAAAATACTTACGAATGTTCCTTAATAGAAATTGTTCACGACCCTCATCATTCTTTTGCTCTCGTTTCACGTAATCTATTTCACTTTTGATAGTTGAATCAAATTCACTTCTGCATCTCAACCATTGCAAACATTTTGATGCttcctttaaattaatttaataatatttaaatggaactaatatttttctgatatactacgcgtgctttattattattattattttttttttttgttaaatctacatactcccgacgtttcggttacttttcagcaaccgtgataacgggcagacgagatgtgaaataaaacacgcgtagtatattcggagagtattagtttcatttaaatgaataaaactcgcgaaagtcttagatctcattaattaaataatactttaataaataggtTAGGACTGGATTCGTCCTAGATagcaaaactattatattcatactaaataaatttggaGCTTATGTACTGCAACTTAACTGATTATTCTACGAAACGAATGTCTGTTTCATATGATAAAAGTGTTAACCATTTGgcgtaaaattataaatataattatctcaGTATTATCAACCAACTTCTTCTCTCCCCCTCTTTATAAGATACGAAGGTGATTCTGGCATCGTCAGGAATATCACAAAATGCACAGCCGGTATGatagtgaaaattattaatatcacattGTAGCTGCAGACATCGCATATTATGTAGGCAAATAAACTTCCAGTTGTGAAAAACAGCGCGCCCTAAAAAATGTaaagcaattaataaaattatcattttaaaatgttcatgtTAATTACGCttcaaaatgaaatcattttgttatattttattgttaatatgattttatactgAAGTAAGCTGTTCCTCACCCAGCAACCTAGAGCTCCTCTGATGTTGTCTTCGCTGATCTCTTTAATGTAGGTGGGACAGGTCACGCAGCTTCCCGCCATGATAATGCCAGCTAAGATCCTCGCTATGATGAAAACCCAGATATTCATAGAGCTTAACTTCAAAACCCATACAGCCTTGAACAAACGGAAGATTGTTTGGCAAACGAGTAATTGCtacgaaaaataattgtaaagatCAAATACTCACCACCGATATACCGGACATTATGAGAAGAGCTAATTTTCTTCCGTAGCGATCTCCAATCGCAGCCATTAAATACGTACCAGGCACACACACTAAATATGGCAAAGATGCCATCCAAGAAATCTGGAGTAAAGAAAATTCAGTAACTATCGCAGCTTAGATACAATCAATGGTCTTAGATCTTACAATATATGGACAATTTTAAAGCGTTCCTCAGAAAGAAATTCATGAGAACCTTTTCATTTATAGGTAAATAATTGTCTGTTCTTGTGTAGTTACTTTTTTATCTTCGAAGTTGGGATAAAAACCgaatatcaaaatcaaaaaatgatatttgtgCTACGAATGATGATTGATTGAATTATTAAGACATCGAAAATCAAATAAGTGGCTCTAAATCAATCATGTATCATGGGATACAATATTAGAATCAATATTTTCCGCTAGGTTGTTGATAGACGATCAATTGTATCAATTCTATTGTAATCGCAGATAAGTATTTCTTAGTTTCAAGATGGGAACAGTTAATGATaacgaaatgaaatatatacatttattttttaactattattataagtttagaACTAAAAGATGGTCCCTGCATTATTAGAGCGAAGAGgaacaaataataatcaatatttaatagtgtAAATATGTTCTGtacaatttcaaaaacaatagGAGTCGGGGCGttacattgtatatttattgattttgaattaaaataacctaTTAACCGTGTGATAACTACCATATatctatttacatatttaatcaGATTCCTGAACTCTTTTCGAGTTTTCTTTAAACTGTAGGTGGTTGAGCCTATGTAAAAATACTCATAGATCTATTTAAGAGGACACATGGCAAAATTCGGTGGAAttcttatttgataatttgtCGTATCTAAAGCCCAATAAAATACTTACCTCGAGATCTGTCAGAGGCACCCCTTTGGGTGATTTATCTGATTGTAGCAGAAGCGTCATAGGAGACATCCAGCCAATAGTGTTTCCATAACAGAACATTGGTATAGATACTGAAAATAtcagtgaaattttattatcacaatcgagcttaaaactttatttcatatgtgACACAACTCACTCAAAAATGCACATAGTATTTGATTAAACTGGCTGCCCTCACAAAAGAAACGCAATTTCTTCATGGCTGTGAAACGaaagtgtattttaaaacctaCAATATGTTCGATTGAAGTAATAATAAGGAAATGTGGGTatcttgaaaatttatatgtaacgaCTATCACAAACTTTATTCATGAGCGAAACATCAaaacgagaaataaaaaataacattataaaatatatattaatttgatttgattaattttgttttaaaatatctcacaTCATTTCCCTTCTATGTATAACTAACTCCTCTTATATaatgcttttatataaaagtaacaatatatataaaactatttgttcacATGTTTAAtagttacaaaacaaatatttaccttAACCGTTACAAATCACAAATACTCTGGAACCGATGCCGtaatacacattaaataattttaattagcaCGACGAACTAGCTcgctgttattaaatttatagtttaacgACTGGAGACATTAACGAATAATGGCCTTTGTTTGAAATAcacagaatttatttatatttattgataatgtaaCAAACTAACAAGCAAATAACGTTATACGACCAAACGCCAACGAAGTTACGAGACAGAAAtagagaataaatttaaacaaaatatatatatatatattttttcaaattctgaaaaaattcataaacacTAAATACCAATTAATGTTCCACACATTAAATTGATatgttaacaaatttatttaaattaatttttttataatgattattcGAACAATGCACTCAAGATACACTTACTtatgatatgtttttatatatgaataaaaaataatttctctaatataatattacataataattcataGCACACTAGATGATGTTAAATAAACGTAGATGAATAGACCACAACCAAATAAACTGCGTTATCATTAAAGATTAGGTTTTTATCACAAGTGTTAGATGTATCTAAGTCctagttaaaaataacaaagacgtgagattttaatttctaatgtTTATCGAACATTTTCTTGCTAAAGTAAAGTCGATTGAAAGTTTCAatgaattactttttaaagtcATTGCTTTATTTCCAAaaggtatttatataagaaacgcgtttttttttatttcaacagtaacaattgtttaattaaaatgttcgaTCAATTATTTGGAAAACCAAAACTCACTGTACCTGAATCGTAGGCACTTAGAACACAAATGCTGTAAAGATCGTCTAATTAAATTcacaatttacaatttaataatatatttgttcttgACTATAGGCTTTGTATTTACACAGAATTTTCGTAACCATTTTAAGTTAGGGCTATGACTTGATTctttgctttttaaatataaacctcAGGACATAGTCTTATCTTTGTTGGCATTATTTCGCTAGCCTAAGTCCTTTACGCTCAGCAAATTTTTGTTCACTTCATCCGCCTCCGGCGTATAAATCGACTACTGATTTGTATCTGAACCCTCGATTATTGTGGGAAGTGACATCTTTCTCTGCACCACTCGAGACCTCTTtgactattttattaacatatttttaatcaacgtCACCATGGGACACTGCTTGTTTAAACTAAGtacatttattatcaataataattaattatatttcgtttattgtatttttttttgtccacTACACAATCAAAACAAGATTTactacagataaaaataaaactgtttgctTCGCAATCGGTTAGATTACAATGCTCATTCAAATCCAGGCCCGGCCTGAGTTAGTACAGAACTCTTTTAAGAGAAGTATGAACTTCTATTAGGTTTAAGCCAACAGTCACAGCCatagttatgaaaaaaaagccatagtttaaaaaaaaaaactaaaattattttacttactttaaCGTAACGAGGTTAGACGGTGGACAATAGCATTCATTAATAAGTATCTTTACATAATAAGACGTAAGAAGTGACATCAATAGAATTACAGCCTTAGTCCACAAATACTACGTTACGTGAAAAACTGTCAAAGCGGACggatattatttgtttgttcagCTTTCGGAATGCgttttgtgaaattaaaagtaactcaAATAAAGTAGTCTAATGGTTTACTCATAGTTAAGatgagttatttattatactagtATTACTAAAGTTGTGAAGTGTAGTGTCGTATAAGTTTCACAAACTTGATATTAAAGTCACAAAGTGCAAGTAACAATATAAGTACCCACATAATTTACAACGGTGaatgtataaacaaaacacattTGCTGATATTTAGTTAATTGAACAACTTTTCACTGGCATAGTGGAGCAAGTGCGATAACTACAACGCAACGAAACGTTAGGGCCTAGGTTCAAATCTCACCGACGGCAGGACACAtttctcatattatatttttcattttataagtgTTGAATGATGTCGATTACGTGTATTGTATGCAAATTGAACATACTAGTTACACAAAAAAGGATcaactttattaaatgtaatacaaaGCACCATTTTGAGTACCACAAAGTACCCTTCTGAGCTGCTGGAAAGCAACaacactaatatatttaaaagcaccGAAGAAACTGCAGCAACCAGCAGTGATTGGCTGTCAGCCATAAGGAGAGGTGCAGGAAGTTTTTCTCGAACAATAAGTGTGGAATTCGAGAAGaactgagtttttttttaaatataacatcttCAATAGAACACCTATCGGGCCTCATAGAAACTATTAAACAAGAATTAGATGTTGTAAAGGAGGAAACTCAGTCGTTAATTAAAGACAATGGTATACTTAGGGAAACCCTAAAAAGTCAAACGAATACCATTAATATTTTGGATAGGGAGTCAAGACCAAGTAACGTTGAACTGCACTACATTCCTGAAGAAAGAAGCGAAAACCTGCTGAACACGGTAGAACAGATTGGTGAGATTACCAACTATAAAGTACCGAAAGGAAGTATAGTGAAGTGCAGCCGTGTTGCGAAACTAAATAGAAATTCCTTGCGCCCTAGATCtattactaaaaaatttaattctcccTTAATAAGAGATAACTTTTTAAGCTtgcgtaataaaatttataagttgaataaaaatacaagttgAATACATCTGGTCTTGGAATACAATACAGTTGCTTGAGAGTTTGCTTGTAATTGTTCGTATTtataccaaatttttttatcaattattatttttaaatgttttgcatgtgttttgttttagatttaattttgagagtGAACATGTAAAGAATGGTATGTTATTACATATCATGTACCCGTGACTGTGGAGTTAGCCTATAAGTGGTATGTACAGTTAGTACATGGaacaacttatattatatttaaattatttagtattaattaagaCGAAGATCTAAAATTGGATACAGCGTTGGtttcctatttaaataaaataaataaattaatgaatgaataagtaaataaataaataaataaagactaTGATTAGTACTAATATTTATAGCTACAACACAAAAGAATTTACACACTTTATTTCGGTTTAGTTTTCTATACTAGAatactgatattataataaaaaaagtcattGAATTGAAATCCGTGAAAATTTAATGTGAACCGAgaacaaactaattattaacatacaGATGATATCGATCTGTTCTTGCCtactttaatatacattataaaatacatgacagacattgtttattttttgtcatcaCATACTTTATACACCATTCccttacaatgaaataaagtcTTCAAtagttagtttaatatatttttgtcgttCGTTTGATATCAAGTAATAcggaaaaataaaacttgttgTAATTCAGAAACTCGAAGACTAATATAAAGACAAATCAcataaacacaaataatttcGAAcgatgatattaattttattatatataacgcgGGAAACATAAATAGCTTACAATCGTCTAACAACACCGTCATActgtattacatttttattaaacggtTTTATTTAGCTCACCCTGATTGTTTGTTTGGGTCAAATTtagtaattgaaatttaacccTCTTCCCGTTAACCGATTGATCTGAAATTTGATATACGCCTTTGATTCTGATGACAATACAATTATccatattcaattttattgtaaatccAAGATGGCCGCCGCTACAAGATGGCGGACAACTTAGTTTTTTCAATCCTATCAATATgggtattaaatgaaaaacttgtCAAGTAGAATTCAGTGTACTatacaaaatcaaaatcaaagaTGGCCACTGCTACAAAATGGCGGacaatgtatttttcaatCCCATCAATATAGGTATCAAAATAAAGGGCTTGGTAAGTGTAATACAGTATactatacaaaattacaatatgaaTCTCCCACCCAAGTCAAGATCTGGTATCCAGCCGGGGACTGTGAGGCGTTAGGGTGGCTAAAAATGATACGTCGCTAGGAGTACACCACCCAATTTTAGGTAAAAGGTAAAAGTGCGCCGAGAACTGTATGGCATTAGGGTGGATAACAATGATATGTCGTTAGCGTTTTCCCCTTATGATTCAGGCACATCTTGTTGTACATAGCCCTGCCCCTCTATTGGACCTCTCTTGTCGACCGTAAAAATGTCCAGTACTCGTGGGAACATAATGATAACAACAAattctacaaaatataaaaacacaaaaaaagcagaaaataaaaagtaaaaaaagctATCAAAGATTATCTTAAAGttatcatttcattattcAATGAATATGAAACAGTTAATCCCAAGGTCAtccaaaattcatttaaagtgGACGTGCCCcacgatattattttatttttttatatatgacaatGTATACATTTTGGTACCCAGGATTGTAtccatgaaatattttttagcttTTAGTACATTTATCTGGAATATAAAACCGTTTaacttgattttattttttacttttttatttcaattgtataataaaattatagttccAAACATGTTGTATAGATGTCGCTATTAATTGGCTTCCCAGCTGAGTGTAGATTTAAGGAATACGCCATACTTTTACATGCTATAGAACTGATatgactaataatatttttgaatagtataaaggtttttaataaactaaactaatataattatcttaagAAAAGGTGTCTTAACGGTTATTAAtgcttaagaaaaatatttttatattataggtaCTGTAGTGGATTTAGAGTCTGCCTTTCCGTtgtgatattttctttttgataaaagacagcaaatatttttaatggtgGACTTAAAGATGTGCagaaaatagattatatatacaagttaGATTGttaatagcaataaatatttcgcgcctttcattaatattaaataatttcctgTTCTGGTGCAGTTGCTCAGATTCTAGCTATCATCATAACAATTGACTCGAGAGTAatcagtaattatattttatttgcatgttctttacaatataaatcaaaGTATGATTTACAgctaatcaaaaaatatagatagaaTTAAATCCAGTACGTAATTTATTGTCACAttgctatttaataataataaaaaaaaatactttaaatttcagctagataaataaatttaaagtaatttaatgtaGTCATAGTATTTAAgattacaataataactaataaaaaattataatattagtactGGGACTTTTACCATGCTAACGTTcagaatcaaaatattttttatcccaACTTTCGTTTCATATAAACGTGATCGCTGTTCCTAGAACAAGACTCTTCGACAATTTGAATTACATTTATCCCAATCAGAATCTTAAATGTGACAGATTTACTATAAGGAGCAATAGGAAAACAAAACGCGTTTATGCGGTAGTCGATGGTTAAGTTGACCTTTActtaaaatggaataaaagtttgaattttgttataaagataCTCCAATATTAAGCAAAAATAACCAGGACCAAAAAAGACAACTCATTAACTGTTTGCTCGTCTATTGCTGACTGTTACTGCACATGATGCTGACTGAACATGGTTTAGACGAGGAAGAATGCAATGATATCTATAGTAACATAGTTAACtctattaaagatataataagataaattaagtAACGTACATTTTTTTGAAGAGAGCAACGGTTGACGACAGTCCTCGTTAATAAAAGGcattgtttcaaattaaactgAGGCATGAGGAGTGCAACAaagtagaatatattaaatgaaagctAGTGTTGTaacagattattaaataatcgataaaataatatccatagcgctatattttattggcagagaaatataattaaatcccGTCGTTTAATAACACTACCACAAACGTTAACGTATAGCTTATTTTATCGCATAAGAAATATCaccgttaaaatttatagaaatcaGTTCAGTAATTCACAATACACCCACTCTTAAATACTTacgtaatgtataaaatttttacatttattgtacatataataaaactattaaaaacttcccgtatattaaaaaagttgtagaatgaaagaaaattatcGTACATTTCAATCACTATGACGCTCGACCTTTTATCGATGTAAACCGATCTCATGTCAAAGGTCTTAAAAGATACATAT harbors:
- the LOC116775342 gene encoding probable metabolite transport protein CsbC isoform X1, yielding MPFINEDCRQPLLSSKKSMKKLRFFCEGSQFNQILCAFLISIPMFCYGNTIGWMSPMTLLLQSDKSPKGVPLTDLEISWMASLPYLVCVPGTYLMAAIGDRYGRKLALLIMSGISVAVWVLKLSSMNIWVFIIARILAGIIMAGSCVTCPTYIKEISEDNIRGALGCWGALFFTTGSLFAYIICDVCSYNVILIIFTIIPAVHFVIFLTMPESPSYLIKRGREEEASKCLQWLRCRSEFDSTIKSEIDYVKREQKNDEGREQFLLRNILSDKILRRAFQISLVAALSRELCGAVPVLNFAGDIFHLASEETGLKLSANQQAMVLGTVQLCGATLASGIVERCGRRPLLFVSSAISGLSMCLLATWFLLQYLHPPAWIPVITLCLCIFCDAAGLMPIAVVIASETFSFKYRGTVLATTMAIASVADFIQLLFFKPLVRAIGIHVSFYFFGLMCLLTAVYVIIMVPETRNRKLEEIYYDLKTNKEKKELENRNAF
- the LOC116775342 gene encoding facilitated trehalose transporter Tret1-like isoform X2, which encodes MKKLRFFCEGSQFNQILCAFLISIPMFCYGNTIGWMSPMTLLLQSDKSPKGVPLTDLEISWMASLPYLVCVPGTYLMAAIGDRYGRKLALLIMSGISVAVWVLKLSSMNIWVFIIARILAGIIMAGSCVTCPTYIKEISEDNIRGALGCWGALFFTTGSLFAYIICDVCSYNVILIIFTIIPAVHFVIFLTMPESPSYLIKRGREEEASKCLQWLRCRSEFDSTIKSEIDYVKREQKNDEGREQFLLRNILSDKILRRAFQISLVAALSRELCGAVPVLNFAGDIFHLASEETGLKLSANQQAMVLGTVQLCGATLASGIVERCGRRPLLFVSSAISGLSMCLLATWFLLQYLHPPAWIPVITLCLCIFCDAAGLMPIAVVIASETFSFKYRGTVLATTMAIASVADFIQLLFFKPLVRAIGIHVSFYFFGLMCLLTAVYVIIMVPETRNRKLEEIYYDLKTNKEKKELENRNAF